A DNA window from Rhizobium jaguaris contains the following coding sequences:
- the rpoZ gene encoding DNA-directed RNA polymerase subunit omega, which translates to MARVTVEDCIDKVENRFELVLLASHRARLISQGSSITIDRDNDKNPVVALREIADETLSPDDLKEDLIHSLQKHVEVDEPEPDPASLLAAGAAASASGDEEEDLPEAVTFDQMSEEELLAGIEGLVPPEKSDDY; encoded by the coding sequence ATGGCCCGTGTCACAGTAGAAGATTGCATTGATAAAGTAGAAAACCGGTTCGAGCTGGTGCTGCTCGCGAGCCACCGTGCCCGCCTGATTTCACAGGGTTCGTCGATCACTATCGATCGCGACAACGACAAGAACCCGGTCGTTGCGTTGCGCGAAATCGCCGATGAAACGCTGTCTCCCGATGACCTGAAGGAAGACCTAATCCATTCGCTGCAGAAGCACGTCGAAGTCGACGAGCCCGAGCCCGATCCGGCAAGCCTCCTGGCTGCCGGCGCCGCCGCTTCGGCTTCGGGTGACGAGGAAGAAGATCTGCCGGAAGCCGTCACCTTCGATCAGATGTCGGAAGAAGAGCTTCTCGCCGGCATCGAAGGCCTTGTTCCGCCGGAAAAAAGCGACGATTACTAA
- a CDS encoding RelA/SpoT family protein, with product MMRQYELVERVQKYKPDANEALLNKAYVYAMQKHGQQKRASGDPYISHPLEVAAILTDMRLDESTIAVALLHDTIEDTTATRAEIDELFGEDIGRLVEGLTKIKKLDLVTKKAKQAENLRKLLLAISDDVRVLLVKLADRLHNMRTLDHMSPEKRARISEETMEIYAPLAGRMGMQDMREELEELSFRHINPEAHDTVTKRLEELSRRNEGLVKKIETELRDLLVANGLANAMVKGRQKKPYSVFRKMQSKSLSFEQLSDVYGFRLLVDDVPSCYRALGIVHTRWRVVPGRFKDYISTPKQNDYRSLHTTIVGPSSQRIELQIRTKRMHEIAEFGIAAHTLYKDGTNNNGDGELLSRESNAYSWLRHTIEALAEGDSPEEFLEHTKLELFQDQVFCFTPKGKLIALPRGATPIDFAYAVHTNIGDTTVGAKINGRIMPLVTRLTNGDEVEIIRSGVQVPPAAWEEIVVTGKARAAIRRATRLAIRKQYAGLGHRILERTFERAGKVFSREALKPALHRLGQKDVEDAIAAVGRGEMSSLDVLRAVYPDHQDERVTVKPAGDEGWFNVRSVAGMIFKIPGKTKADLAASVDGVDALPIRGLAADVEVHFAPTGAVPGDRIVGIMEKARGITIYPIQSPALQRFDDQPERWIDVRWDLDEANKSRFAARILINALNEPGTLAKVAQTVADIDVNIRVLNTVRVAADFTEMALDVEVWDLRQLNQLLVQLKELDCIATVKRLYE from the coding sequence ATGATGCGGCAATACGAGCTTGTCGAGCGTGTGCAGAAATACAAGCCCGATGCCAATGAAGCACTTCTCAACAAGGCCTATGTTTATGCGATGCAGAAGCATGGGCAGCAGAAGCGTGCCAGCGGCGATCCCTATATTTCCCATCCCCTCGAAGTTGCCGCCATCCTGACCGACATGCGTCTGGATGAATCGACGATCGCCGTCGCCCTCCTGCATGACACGATCGAAGACACCACCGCGACGCGCGCCGAAATCGACGAGTTGTTCGGCGAGGATATCGGCCGCCTTGTGGAGGGGCTGACCAAGATCAAGAAGCTTGATCTCGTCACCAAAAAGGCGAAGCAGGCGGAAAATCTCCGCAAGTTGCTGCTTGCCATTTCCGACGACGTCCGCGTGCTCCTGGTCAAACTGGCCGACCGCCTGCACAATATGCGGACGCTCGACCATATGTCGCCGGAAAAGCGCGCCCGCATTTCTGAAGAGACGATGGAAATCTATGCGCCGCTTGCCGGCCGCATGGGTATGCAGGATATGCGCGAGGAGCTCGAGGAGCTGTCCTTCCGCCACATCAATCCCGAGGCGCACGATACGGTCACCAAGCGCCTCGAAGAGCTGTCGCGGCGCAATGAAGGTCTGGTAAAGAAGATCGAGACAGAACTGCGCGACCTGCTGGTGGCAAACGGTCTCGCCAACGCCATGGTCAAGGGCAGGCAGAAGAAGCCTTATTCGGTCTTCCGCAAGATGCAGTCGAAGTCGCTTTCCTTCGAGCAGCTCTCCGATGTCTATGGTTTTCGCCTCCTCGTCGACGACGTTCCGTCCTGCTATCGCGCACTCGGCATCGTGCATACGCGCTGGCGTGTCGTGCCTGGCCGGTTCAAGGATTATATCTCGACGCCGAAGCAGAACGATTACCGCTCGCTGCATACCACCATCGTTGGTCCATCCAGCCAGCGCATCGAGCTGCAGATCCGCACCAAGCGCATGCATGAAATCGCCGAGTTCGGCATCGCCGCCCACACGCTCTACAAGGACGGCACCAACAACAATGGCGATGGTGAGCTGCTGTCGCGCGAAAGCAATGCCTATTCCTGGCTGCGCCATACCATCGAGGCGCTGGCGGAAGGCGACAGCCCCGAAGAATTCCTCGAACATACCAAGCTTGAACTGTTCCAGGATCAGGTCTTCTGCTTCACGCCGAAGGGCAAACTGATCGCGCTGCCGCGCGGTGCCACGCCGATCGATTTCGCCTACGCCGTTCACACCAATATCGGCGACACCACGGTTGGCGCCAAGATCAACGGCCGCATCATGCCGCTGGTGACGCGCCTGACCAATGGCGACGAAGTCGAGATCATCCGCTCCGGCGTGCAGGTGCCGCCCGCCGCCTGGGAAGAGATCGTCGTGACCGGTAAGGCCAGAGCCGCCATCCGCCGCGCCACGCGATTGGCCATCCGCAAGCAATATGCCGGCCTCGGCCACCGCATCCTGGAGCGCACCTTCGAGCGCGCCGGCAAGGTTTTCTCGCGCGAGGCGCTGAAGCCGGCGCTGCACCGCCTCGGCCAGAAAGATGTGGAGGATGCGATCGCCGCTGTCGGGCGAGGGGAGATGTCGTCGCTCGATGTATTGCGCGCCGTCTACCCCGATCATCAGGACGAACGTGTCACGGTCAAGCCTGCCGGCGACGAAGGCTGGTTCAATGTCCGCAGCGTCGCGGGCATGATCTTCAAGATCCCTGGCAAGACCAAGGCCGATCTCGCTGCCAGTGTCGATGGGGTGGATGCCCTGCCGATCCGTGGTTTGGCAGCGGATGTCGAGGTGCATTTCGCTCCGACCGGTGCCGTACCTGGTGACCGCATCGTCGGTATCATGGAAAAGGCCAGGGGCATCACCATCTATCCGATCCAGTCGCCGGCACTGCAGCGTTTCGACGACCAGCCGGAGCGGTGGATCGACGTGCGGTGGGATCTCGACGAGGCCAACAAGTCACGCTTCGCCGCCCGTATTCTGATCAATGCGCTGAACGAACCGGGCACGCTTGCCAAGGTGGCGCAGACGGTCGCCGACATCGACGTCAACATCCGCGTTCTGAACACGGTGCGCGTCGCTGCCGACTTTACGGAGATGGCGCTGGATGTCGAAGTCTGGGACCTGCGTCAGCTCAATCAGCTCTTGGTGCAGCTGAAAGAGCTCGATTGCATCGCCACCGTAAAGCGGCTTTACGAATAA
- the smpB gene encoding SsrA-binding protein SmpB codes for MAPKGSQRVVKKIVAENRKARFNYEIIDTYEAGLVLKGTEVKSLREGKANIAESYASDEDGEIWLINSYLPEYLQANRFNHEPRRRRKLLLSGREIGRLRSAVNREGMTLIPLKIYFNDSGRAKLELALAKGKKIHDKRESEKERDWNRQRSRLLKDNG; via the coding sequence ATGGCACCCAAAGGCAGCCAACGCGTGGTGAAGAAGATCGTCGCGGAAAACCGCAAGGCGCGCTTCAACTACGAGATCATCGACACCTATGAGGCAGGACTCGTGCTGAAAGGCACCGAGGTCAAGTCGTTGCGCGAAGGCAAGGCCAATATCGCCGAATCCTATGCCTCCGACGAGGACGGCGAGATCTGGCTCATCAATTCCTATCTGCCGGAATATCTACAAGCGAACCGCTTCAATCACGAGCCGCGCCGTCGTCGTAAACTGTTGCTCTCAGGTCGCGAGATCGGCCGATTGCGCTCGGCCGTAAACCGCGAAGGCATGACGCTGATCCCGCTGAAGATCTATTTCAACGACAGCGGCCGCGCCAAGCTGGAACTGGCGCTCGCCAAGGGCAAGAAGATCCACGACAAGCGCGAATCCGAGAAGGAACGCGACTGGAACCGGCAGAGGAGCCGGCTTCTAAAGGATAATGGGTGA
- a CDS encoding DUF2062 domain-containing protein, whose protein sequence is MLFRRRKPLTLKEKLRDHLWPRKGFIRSFQYFGKRLVRLAASPHSVAAGFAAGIVVSWTPFIGVHFVMAIIIAYLVGGNVVAAALGCLAAGNPITYPFIWGFTWEIGHLILARDSGGQGGGIDLPALWHKGDLMQIWDPVLKPMLIGGVPPAIVTGIIAYALTYYGVKSFKTRRKARLMERARERLALADNASSV, encoded by the coding sequence ATGTTATTTCGTCGCAGAAAACCACTGACGTTGAAGGAAAAACTGCGGGATCATCTTTGGCCCCGTAAAGGTTTCATTCGCTCGTTCCAATATTTCGGAAAGCGCCTGGTGCGTCTTGCCGCTTCGCCGCATTCGGTGGCTGCCGGCTTTGCTGCGGGCATCGTCGTTTCCTGGACCCCGTTCATTGGCGTGCATTTCGTCATGGCGATCATCATTGCCTATCTCGTCGGTGGCAATGTGGTCGCGGCAGCACTCGGCTGTCTGGCTGCAGGCAATCCCATCACCTATCCCTTCATCTGGGGCTTTACCTGGGAAATCGGTCATCTGATCCTAGCGCGCGACAGCGGCGGCCAAGGTGGCGGCATCGATCTGCCTGCGCTCTGGCATAAGGGTGATCTCATGCAGATTTGGGACCCAGTCCTGAAGCCGATGCTGATCGGCGGCGTTCCGCCGGCAATCGTCACGGGCATCATCGCCTATGCGTTGACCTATTACGGGGTGAAGAGCTTCAAGACCCGTCGCAAGGCGCGGCTGATGGAGCGGGCGCGCGAGCGCCTGGCCCTTGCTGACAACGCATCGAGCGTCTGA
- a CDS encoding alpha/beta fold hydrolase — protein sequence MSSDDESGFVVRTISAPDGLRLYARDYSGGNSVTSNLPPIVCLPGLTRNSRDFHQLALLLSRDSTAPRRVITLDARGRGSSAWDDDKSHYNLAVEAQDVLTTCAALDIPKAIFIGTSRGGLVLHLLAASQPDVLKAVILNDIGPVLEKDGLADIRDYLNRGKKPTDWDEAVEILQENHGRSFTALAEDDWRDMARAIYATTDGKVVADFDPAVAAQMESLDLEAPIPDLWPQFEAFQNIPLMVIRGENSKLLTTATLEEMGKRHPGMAAKIAVGQGHAPILHLWDIPAAIQHFLATI from the coding sequence ATGAGCAGTGACGATGAAAGCGGCTTTGTTGTCAGAACTATCTCGGCACCGGACGGGCTAAGGCTCTATGCACGCGATTACAGCGGCGGCAATTCAGTGACGTCAAACCTGCCGCCGATCGTCTGCTTACCTGGTCTGACCCGCAATTCGCGGGATTTCCATCAGTTGGCACTGCTTTTGTCGCGTGACTCAACCGCACCGCGCAGGGTGATTACTCTCGACGCCCGCGGGCGCGGCTCGTCGGCCTGGGACGACGACAAGAGCCACTATAACCTCGCGGTCGAGGCTCAGGACGTGCTCACAACATGCGCCGCGCTGGATATTCCGAAGGCTATCTTCATCGGCACGTCGCGCGGTGGTCTTGTCCTGCATCTGCTGGCGGCCAGCCAACCTGATGTTCTGAAGGCAGTCATTCTCAACGACATCGGTCCCGTTCTCGAAAAGGATGGGCTTGCCGATATCCGCGACTATCTGAACCGCGGCAAGAAGCCGACGGATTGGGACGAGGCCGTCGAAATTCTGCAGGAAAATCATGGTCGCAGCTTCACGGCGCTTGCGGAAGACGATTGGCGCGACATGGCGCGGGCGATCTATGCCACCACTGATGGCAAAGTCGTTGCGGATTTCGATCCCGCCGTTGCCGCACAAATGGAGTCCCTCGATCTTGAAGCTCCTATCCCGGATCTCTGGCCGCAGTTCGAGGCCTTTCAGAACATACCGTTGATGGTGATTCGCGGAGAGAATTCGAAACTGCTCACGACAGCTACCCTCGAGGAGATGGGAAAGCGGCATCCGGGCATGGCGGCAAAAATTGCCGTGGGGCAAGGACATGCTCCGATTCTGCACCTTTGGGATATTCCGGCTGCAATCCAGCATTTCCTGGCGACGATTTGA
- a CDS encoding porin gives MNIKSLLLGSAAALAAVSGAHAADAVVAAEPEPLEYVRICDAYGAGYFFIPGTETCLKIGGKVRTEGQWGDAYGNHGGAGNWDFGTLWHTRAELNINTATDTEYGPLKTNTILRWDWQEGGSTGTNLLWAYISLGGFSVGKQDSWYNQFVGYAGDVINDDVIYDGPYELNQITYNYDAGNGFTAVVSVEDSNSASDISTYGGAWEQSRANHYAPNVVAGAGYKAGAWSIKVVGGYDSIVEEGAIKARLDADFGVFSAFLMGGWNTDGSKLNQYAGSNLDSSACTHSDGTIHGADCGWGDWAVWGGVGVPINDKLKWNLQLAYTDSKIFAATTNIKWNPVKNLLIEPEVSYTNWDSIGQDEWAGILRFERNF, from the coding sequence ATGAACATCAAGAGCCTTCTTCTCGGCTCCGCTGCTGCTCTTGCAGCAGTATCCGGTGCTCACGCGGCTGACGCTGTTGTTGCCGCTGAGCCGGAGCCGCTCGAATACGTTCGCATCTGCGACGCATACGGTGCAGGCTATTTCTTCATTCCGGGTACCGAAACCTGCCTTAAGATCGGCGGCAAGGTGCGTACGGAAGGCCAGTGGGGCGACGCTTATGGCAATCATGGCGGGGCTGGTAACTGGGACTTCGGCACGCTGTGGCATACCCGTGCTGAGTTGAACATCAACACCGCGACCGACACTGAATACGGTCCGTTGAAGACGAACACCATCCTTCGTTGGGATTGGCAGGAAGGCGGCTCCACGGGCACGAACCTTCTGTGGGCGTACATCAGCCTCGGCGGCTTCAGCGTCGGCAAGCAGGACTCCTGGTACAACCAGTTCGTTGGTTACGCCGGCGACGTCATCAACGACGACGTGATCTATGATGGTCCGTACGAACTCAACCAGATCACCTACAACTATGACGCCGGCAACGGCTTCACGGCTGTGGTCTCGGTCGAAGATTCCAACTCCGCTTCGGACATTTCCACCTACGGCGGTGCTTGGGAGCAGTCCAGGGCCAACCACTACGCTCCGAACGTTGTTGCTGGTGCTGGCTACAAGGCCGGTGCATGGTCCATCAAGGTCGTCGGTGGTTATGACTCCATCGTCGAAGAAGGCGCCATCAAGGCTCGTCTCGACGCTGACTTCGGCGTATTCTCGGCCTTCTTGATGGGCGGCTGGAACACGGACGGCTCCAAGCTGAACCAGTATGCTGGCTCGAACCTGGATTCGTCAGCTTGCACGCACTCGGACGGCACCATTCATGGCGCAGACTGCGGCTGGGGCGACTGGGCAGTTTGGGGTGGCGTTGGCGTTCCGATCAACGACAAGCTGAAGTGGAACCTGCAGCTCGCTTACACCGACTCCAAGATCTTCGCCGCTACGACGAACATCAAGTGGAACCCGGTTAAGAACCTGCTCATCGAGCCGGAAGTATCCTACACCAACTGGGATTCGATCGGCCAGGACGAGTGGGCTGGTATCCTCCGTTTCGAGCGCAACTTCTAA
- a CDS encoding porin → MNIKSLLLGSAAALAAVSGAHAADAIVAAEPEPLEYVRICDAYGAGYFFIPGTETCLKVGGMVRTEGEWYNAYNPGPKGDRGTFWHTRAQLSIDTASDTEYGSLKTDTVYRFDWSEGGSTTPKLLWANISLGGFLVGKQDSQYNLFTGYAGDVINDDVIWDGPYELNQLTYNYDAGNGFTAVVSLEDSNSGSDSSSFGGAWVQSKQNHYAPNVVAGAGYKAGAWQFRVVGGYDSIVEEGAVKARVDANFGAFSAFLMGGWNTDGSKLNQYAGSNLDPSACPADRGDLCGWGDWAVWGGVGYKISDQLKWNVQLAYTDSKIFEATTNLKFNPVKNLLVEPEVTYTNFDSVNQDQWAGILRFQRSF, encoded by the coding sequence ATGAACATCAAGAGCCTTCTTCTCGGCTCCGCTGCTGCGCTGGCAGCAGTTTCCGGTGCTCATGCGGCTGACGCTATTGTTGCTGCCGAGCCGGAGCCGCTTGAATACGTTCGCATCTGCGACGCATATGGCGCTGGCTACTTCTTCATTCCGGGCACCGAAACCTGCCTTAAGGTTGGCGGCATGGTTCGTACCGAAGGTGAATGGTATAACGCTTACAATCCGGGCCCGAAGGGCGATCGCGGCACCTTCTGGCACACCCGCGCTCAGCTTTCCATCGACACGGCATCGGACACCGAATACGGTTCGCTGAAGACGGACACCGTCTACCGTTTCGACTGGTCTGAAGGCGGCTCCACGACCCCGAAGCTGCTGTGGGCTAACATCAGCCTCGGCGGTTTCCTGGTTGGTAAGCAGGACTCGCAGTACAACCTGTTCACCGGTTACGCCGGCGACGTCATCAACGACGACGTGATCTGGGACGGCCCGTACGAACTCAACCAGTTGACCTACAACTACGACGCCGGCAACGGCTTCACGGCTGTCGTCTCGCTCGAAGACTCCAACTCCGGTTCGGATTCGTCTTCCTTCGGCGGCGCTTGGGTTCAGTCCAAGCAAAACCACTATGCTCCGAACGTCGTAGCCGGTGCTGGCTACAAGGCTGGCGCTTGGCAGTTCCGCGTCGTCGGTGGTTATGACTCCATCGTCGAAGAAGGCGCTGTGAAGGCTCGTGTCGACGCCAACTTCGGCGCCTTCTCGGCCTTCCTGATGGGCGGCTGGAACACGGATGGCTCCAAGCTGAACCAGTATGCCGGCTCGAACCTGGACCCGTCGGCTTGCCCGGCTGACCGTGGCGATCTCTGCGGCTGGGGTGACTGGGCTGTTTGGGGTGGCGTTGGCTATAAGATCAGCGACCAGCTGAAGTGGAACGTCCAGCTCGCCTACACCGACTCGAAGATCTTCGAAGCCACGACGAACCTCAAGTTCAACCCGGTTAAGAACCTGCTCGTCGAGCCGGAAGTTACCTACACCAACTTCGATTCTGTGAACCAGGATCAGTGGGCTGGTATCCTCCGCTTCCAGCGCAGCTTCTAA
- a CDS encoding lytic transglycosylase domain-containing protein — protein sequence MKRPVMILAAVGVAVAWGTFASQLPGEQTSTPETTDVAMTMPDPLSTGSIPRGSAIAPVSGDLKAGLDALSNKNPLQALAIRNSMGQGTLDRHILTWAIATSGQPGVPSGEIAAAARELAGWPGLASLRGNSERALYTENPPADQVLAAFGNTQPETPEGAVILSRALVSRGASAQAAKLIRKIWRNEGLDKSFEDKILAEFSGLLSPADHKARMDYLLYRGRTAQAKRFGDLGRALSLYKTWAAVNNHSANAGTLLANMDPQWRNDPAYLFMRIENLRRQDKYDDAANLLMQMPRDRGALINASQWWDEQRIVSRGLVDQGEFKTAYRIVDASVADNPQDVGEAEFHAGWYALRGLQDGATAEAHFRKILQVSNGPISQSRAWYWLGRAAEAGGPGKAEDFYTKAASYPATFYGQLSAEKLGRRTLNVRYPSATTEDRQRFQSREAVEAIAHLEAAGHGWRADALYRALAKQLQSPGEIAMLAARAERSGNHQLSLQVGKIAYGRGVDVAALAFPIGVIPDNANISGSGKALAYAIARQESAFNPAAVSAANARGLLQLLPKTAKAVAGRHGMAYSADKLTQDAGYNATLGAHYLGEQIDAFGGSYILTFIAYNAGPNKVPEWISRYGDPRGKSIDDVVDWIERIPFPETRNYVQRVMENYQVYKARLGQKTDIEHDLIYGRG from the coding sequence ATGAAAAGACCTGTCATGATCTTGGCCGCTGTGGGCGTGGCGGTCGCATGGGGCACTTTTGCCTCGCAACTTCCCGGCGAACAGACATCGACCCCAGAGACGACCGACGTCGCAATGACCATGCCGGATCCGTTAAGCACCGGGTCTATACCGCGCGGCTCCGCCATCGCGCCCGTTAGTGGCGACCTTAAAGCCGGCCTTGATGCTCTCTCCAACAAGAACCCGCTGCAAGCGCTCGCCATTCGCAACAGCATGGGCCAGGGCACACTTGACCGTCACATTCTGACCTGGGCGATCGCCACCTCGGGCCAACCCGGCGTTCCCTCCGGCGAAATCGCCGCGGCCGCGCGCGAACTCGCCGGCTGGCCGGGTCTCGCCAGCCTGCGCGGCAATTCCGAACGCGCGCTTTACACTGAAAATCCGCCGGCCGATCAAGTGCTTGCCGCCTTCGGCAATACGCAGCCGGAAACCCCGGAAGGCGCGGTCATCCTATCACGTGCGCTGGTTTCGCGGGGTGCTTCGGCGCAAGCCGCCAAGCTCATCCGCAAGATCTGGCGCAATGAGGGGCTGGACAAGTCCTTCGAAGACAAGATCCTTGCCGAATTCTCCGGTCTCCTGTCACCGGCCGATCACAAGGCGCGCATGGACTATCTGCTCTATCGCGGCCGCACCGCGCAGGCCAAGCGTTTCGGTGACCTCGGAAGGGCGCTATCGCTCTACAAAACTTGGGCGGCGGTCAACAATCATTCGGCCAATGCCGGAACACTGCTTGCCAATATGGATCCGCAATGGCGAAACGACCCCGCCTATCTTTTCATGCGGATCGAGAACCTGCGCCGTCAGGACAAATATGACGATGCCGCCAACCTTCTGATGCAAATGCCGCGCGACCGTGGCGCGCTCATCAATGCCAGCCAATGGTGGGATGAGCAGCGCATCGTCAGCCGCGGCCTGGTGGATCAAGGTGAATTCAAGACCGCCTACCGCATCGTCGATGCCAGCGTCGCGGACAATCCACAGGATGTCGGTGAGGCAGAATTCCACGCCGGCTGGTATGCCCTGCGCGGGCTGCAGGACGGTGCGACGGCTGAAGCACATTTCCGTAAGATCCTGCAGGTATCGAACGGTCCGATCTCGCAATCGCGCGCCTGGTACTGGCTCGGGCGCGCCGCAGAAGCCGGCGGTCCGGGCAAGGCTGAGGATTTCTACACCAAGGCCGCCTCTTATCCGGCCACGTTTTATGGCCAGCTCTCCGCAGAGAAACTGGGCCGGCGGACGCTGAATGTCAGGTACCCCTCCGCAACGACCGAGGACCGGCAGCGCTTCCAATCCCGCGAAGCCGTCGAGGCCATCGCGCATCTCGAAGCGGCAGGTCACGGCTGGCGGGCCGACGCCCTTTATCGAGCGCTGGCCAAACAATTGCAGAGCCCCGGCGAGATCGCCATGCTGGCGGCGCGGGCCGAACGCTCCGGCAATCACCAGCTTTCCCTTCAGGTCGGCAAGATCGCCTATGGCCGCGGTGTCGATGTTGCAGCGCTCGCCTTCCCGATCGGCGTCATTCCGGACAATGCCAATATCTCCGGCTCCGGCAAGGCGCTCGCCTACGCAATCGCCCGGCAGGAAAGCGCCTTCAACCCGGCAGCGGTTTCCGCCGCCAACGCGCGCGGCCTGCTGCAGCTTCTGCCGAAGACGGCCAAGGCGGTCGCCGGCCGTCATGGCATGGCCTATTCCGCGGACAAGCTGACGCAGGATGCCGGCTACAACGCCACACTCGGCGCCCATTATCTCGGCGAACAGATCGACGCCTTCGGCGGCTCCTATATTCTGACCTTCATTGCCTACAATGCCGGCCCGAACAAGGTTCCGGAGTGGATCAGCCGTTACGGCGACCCGCGCGGCAAATCGATCGACGATGTCGTCGACTGGATCGAGCGCATCCCCTTCCCCGAAACGCGCAACTATGTCCAGCGCGTCATGGAAAATTATCAGGTCTACAAGGCCCGGCTCGGCCAGAAGACTGATATCGAGCACGATCTGATTTACGGACGCGGCTGA
- a CDS encoding DUF3563 family protein, whose protein sequence is MFGPIKKFARALRVPSAEERELAYLNGSHDRFDLEYRQRQVDRGMFRQR, encoded by the coding sequence ATGTTTGGTCCTATCAAGAAATTCGCCCGTGCTTTGCGCGTTCCGAGTGCTGAAGAACGTGAACTGGCCTATTTGAATGGCTCGCACGACCGCTTTGACCTTGAATATCGTCAGCGCCAAGTCGATCGCGGCATGTTCCGCCAGCGTTAA
- the dapA gene encoding 4-hydroxy-tetrahydrodipicolinate synthase, whose amino-acid sequence MFQGSIPALVTPFTDAGKVDEASFASHVDWQIKEGSSGLVPVGTTGESPTLSHDEHKRVVELCIEVAGKRVPVMAGAGSNNTREAIELAQHAEKVGANAVLVVTPYYNKPTQKGLYAHFSAIAEAVKLPIYIYNIPGRSVVDMTPETMGALAKAHANIVGVKDATGKIERVSEQRITCGHDFRQLSGEDATALGFNAHGGLGCISVTANVAPRLCAEFQAATLAGDYAKALDYQDRLMPLHKAIFLEPGLCGAKYGLFRLGRMSRNVRSPLLSTLEPSTEAAIDAAMRHAGVLN is encoded by the coding sequence ATGTTCCAGGGGTCCATTCCCGCACTCGTCACGCCCTTCACAGACGCCGGCAAGGTGGATGAAGCGTCCTTTGCTTCCCACGTCGACTGGCAGATCAAAGAGGGCAGCAGCGGGCTTGTTCCCGTCGGCACGACGGGTGAATCTCCGACCCTGTCGCATGATGAGCACAAACGGGTTGTCGAGCTTTGCATCGAAGTGGCGGGCAAGCGCGTTCCGGTCATGGCCGGCGCCGGCTCCAACAATACCCGGGAGGCGATCGAGCTTGCCCAGCATGCCGAAAAGGTCGGCGCCAACGCAGTTCTGGTCGTCACGCCCTACTACAACAAGCCGACGCAGAAGGGGCTCTACGCACATTTTTCGGCCATCGCCGAAGCGGTGAAGCTGCCGATCTATATTTACAATATCCCCGGCCGCTCGGTCGTCGACATGACGCCGGAGACGATGGGCGCACTGGCCAAGGCGCATGCAAATATCGTTGGCGTCAAGGATGCGACCGGCAAAATCGAGCGGGTTTCCGAACAGCGCATCACCTGCGGCCATGACTTTCGCCAGCTTTCCGGCGAGGACGCGACAGCGCTTGGCTTCAATGCTCATGGGGGTCTCGGCTGCATCTCGGTGACGGCCAATGTCGCGCCGCGTCTCTGTGCAGAATTTCAGGCGGCGACGCTTGCCGGCGACTATGCCAAGGCGCTGGACTACCAGGACCGCCTGATGCCGCTGCATAAGGCAATCTTCCTGGAGCCGGGCCTTTGTGGCGCGAAGTACGGCCTTTTCCGTTTAGGCCGCATGAGCCGCAACGTGCGCTCGCCACTGCTTTCGACGCTGGAGCCGAGCACGGAAGCGGCGATCGATGCCGCCATGCGCCACGCCGGTGTCCTGAACTGA
- a CDS encoding NYN domain-containing protein, protein MFDPREKIALFIDGANLYAASKSLGFDIDYRKLLKAFQKRGYLLRAYYYTALIEDQEYSSIRPLIDWLDYNGYKVITKPAKEFTDSMGRRKIKGNMDIELAIDAMEQSETVDHLVIFSGDGDFTTLVEALQRRGRKVSVISTMATQPPMIADDLRRQADHFIDLVSLKAEIGRDPSERPQRPVEATPAAADVEE, encoded by the coding sequence ATGTTCGATCCACGCGAAAAAATTGCACTTTTTATAGACGGCGCCAATCTTTACGCCGCTTCAAAAAGCCTCGGTTTTGATATCGATTATCGTAAGCTGCTCAAGGCCTTTCAGAAGCGCGGATATTTGCTGCGAGCCTATTATTACACCGCTCTTATCGAGGATCAGGAATATTCTTCGATCCGCCCCCTGATCGATTGGCTAGACTACAACGGCTACAAGGTCATCACCAAGCCGGCGAAGGAATTCACCGACTCCATGGGCCGCCGCAAGATCAAGGGCAACATGGATATCGAGCTGGCGATCGATGCCATGGAGCAATCGGAAACTGTCGATCATCTTGTGATCTTCTCCGGCGACGGCGATTTTACCACGCTGGTGGAAGCGCTGCAGCGTCGCGGGCGCAAGGTGTCCGTCATCTCCACCATGGCGACCCAGCCGCCGATGATCGCGGACGACCTGCGCCGTCAGGCCGATCACTTCATCGACCTCGTGTCGCTGAAGGCCGAAATCGGCCGCGACCCCTCCGAGCGTCCACAGCGTCCCGTCGAAGCGACTCCCGCCGCTGCGGATGTCGAAGAGTAA